The Acomys russatus chromosome 1, mAcoRus1.1, whole genome shotgun sequence genome has a window encoding:
- the Ppp4r3a gene encoding serine/threonine-protein phosphatase 4 regulatory subunit 3A isoform X1, whose protein sequence is MTDTRRRVKVYTLNEDRQWDDRGTGHVSSGYVERLKGMSLLVRAESDGSLLLESKINPNTAYQKQQDTLIVWSEAENYDLALSFQEKAGCDEIWEKICQVQGKDPSVDITQDLVDESEEERFDDMSSPGLELPSCELSRLEEIAELVASSLPSPLRREKLALALENEGYIKKLLELFHVCEDLENVEGLHHLYEIIKGIFLLNRTALFEVMFSEECIMDVIGCLEYDPTLSQPRKHREFLTKTAKFKEVIPISDPELKQKIHQTYRVQYIQDMVLPTPSVFEENMLSTLHSFIFFNKVEIVGMLQEDEKFLTDLFAQLTDEATDEEKRQELVNFLKEFCAFSQTLQPQNRDAFFKTLSNMGILPALEVILGMDDTQVRSAATDIFSYLVEYNPSMVREFVMQEAQQNDDVSKKLTEQKITSKDILLINLIIEHMICDTDPELGGAVQLMGLLRTLVDPENMLATANKTEKTEFLGFFYKHCMHVLTAPLLANTTEDKPSKDDFQTAQLLALVLELLTFCVEHHTYHIKNYIINKDILRRVLVLMASKHAFLALCALRFKRKIIGLKDEFYNRYIMKSFLFEPVVKAFLNNGSRYNLMNSAIIEMFEFIRVEDIKSLTAHVIENYWKALEDVDYVQTFKGLKLRFEQQRERQDNPKLDSMRSILRNHRYRRDARTLEDEEEMWFNTDEDDMEDGEAVVSPSDKTKNDDDIMDPISKFMERKKLKESEEKEVLLKTNLSGRQSPSFKLSLSSGTKTNLTSQSSTTSLPGSPGSPGSPGSPGSPGSVPKSTSQTAAITTKGGLVGLVDYPDDDEDDDEDEDKEDTLPLSKKAKFES, encoded by the exons GTTCTCTTCTTCTAGAGTCCAAAATAAATCCTAACACTGCATACCAGAAACAACAG GATACTCTGATTGTATGGTCTGAAGCAGAAAATTATGACTTGGCCCTTAGCTTTCAAGAAAAAGCTGGATGCGATGAAATCTGGGAGAAAATATGTCAG gTTCAAGGAAAGGACCCTTCAGTGGACATCACTCAGGACCTAGTGGATGAATCTGAAGAGGAGCGATTTGATGATATGTCCTCACCTGGGTTAGAGTTGCCGTCTTGTGAATTAAGTCGACTTGAGGAAATTGCAGAGCTCGTGGCATCATCTTTACCCTCCCCCCTCCGACGTGAGAAACTCGCACTAGCGCTGGAAAATGAGGGTTATATTAAAAAGCTTTTAGagctttttcatgtgtgtgaggatTTGGAAAATGTTGAAGGACTGCATCACTTATATGAGATTATCAAAGGGATCTTCCTCTTGAATCGAACTGCTCTTTTTGAGGTTATGTTCTCTGAGGAATGTATAATGGACGTCATTGGATGCTTGGAATATGACCCAACTTTATCACAACCACGAAAACATAGGGAATTTTTAACAAAAACAGCCAAGTTTAAAGAAGTGATTCCCATATCAGATCCTGagctaaaacaaaaaattcatcaGACATACAGAGTTCAGTATATACAAGATATGGTTCTCCCTACCCCTTcagtctttgaagaaaacatgttatCAACACTTCACTCCTTTATCTTTTTCAACAAAGTAGAAATTGTTGGTATGTTACAG GAAGATGAAAAATTTCTGACAGATTTGTTTGCACAACTAACAGATGAAGCAACAGATGAGGAGAAAAGACAAGAACTG gttaactttttaaaagaattttgtgCATTTTCTCAAACGCTACAACCCCAAAACAGAGATGCTTTTTTCAAGACTTTGTCAAACATGGGCATATTGCCAGCTTTAGAAGTCATCCTT GGCATGGATGATACACAGGTGCGAAGTGCTGCTACTGATATATTCTCATACTTGGTTGAATATAACCCATCCATGGTACGAGAGTTTGTCATGCAGGAGGCACAACAGAATGATGATGTAAGTAAGAAGTTAACAGAGCAAAAAATAACCAGCAAG GATATTTTGCTCATCAACCTCATTATAGAACATATGATTTGTGATACAGATCCTGAGCTTGGAGGAGCAGTCCAACTCATGGGCCTGCTTCGAACTTTAGTTGACCCAGAGAACATGCTAGCCACTGCCAAT aaaacagaaaagactgAATTTCTGGGTTTCTTCTACAAGCACTGTATGCATGTTCTCACTGCTCCCTTACTAGCAAATACAACAGAAGACAAGCCTAGTAAAG aTGATTTTCAAACTGCACAATTACTGGCACTTGTATTGGAATTGCTAACATTCTGTGTGGAACACCATACCTACCACATAAAGAACTACATTATCAACAAGGACATCCTTCGCAGAGTGCTGGTTCTTATGGCCTCCAAGCATGCTTTTTTGGCATTAT GTGCCCTCCgttttaagagaaaaatcattGGATTAAAAGATGAATTTTATAACCGCTACATAATGAAAAGTTTTTTATTTGAACCTGTAGTCAAAGCATTTCTCAACAATGGATCGCGTTACAATCTGATGAACTCCGCCATAATAGAAATGTTTGAATTTATTAGAGTG GAAGATATAAAATCATTAACTGCCCATGTAATTGAAAATTACTGGAAAGCACTAGAAGATGTAGATTATGTGCAGACTTTTAAAGGATTAAAATTGAGGTTTGAACAACAAAGAGAGAGGCAAGACAATCCCAAACTTGACAG CATGCGGTCCATCTTGAGGAATCATCGATATCGACGAGATGCCAGAACGctagaagatgaagaagagatgTGGTTTAACACAGATGAAGATGACATGGAAGATGGAGAAGCTGTGGTGTCGCCATCTGACAAAACTAAGAATGATGATGATATTATGGATCCAATAAGTAAAttcatggaaaggaagaaat tgaaagaaagtgaagaaaaggaAGTGCTTCTGAAAACTAATCTTTCTGGACGGCAGAGCCCAAGTTTCAAACTTTCCCTGTCCAGTGGGACAAAGACTAACCTCACCAGCCAGTCATCGACAACAAGCCTGCCTGGTTCTCCAGGATCACCTGGGTCCCCAGGctctccaggctctcctggaTCCGTCCCTAAGAGTACATCTCAGACGGCAGCTATTACCACAAAG GGAGGACTCGTGGGTCTGGTAGATTATcctgatgatgatgaagatgatgatgaggatgaagaCAAGGAAGACACATTACCACtgtcaaagaaagcaaaatttgAGTCCTAA
- the Ppp4r3a gene encoding serine/threonine-protein phosphatase 4 regulatory subunit 3A isoform X2 codes for MTDTRRRVKVYTLNEDRQWDDRGTGHVSSGYVERLKGMSLLVRAESDGSLLLESKINPNTAYQKQQDTLIVWSEAENYDLALSFQEKAGCDEIWEKICQVQGKDPSVDITQDLVDESEEERFDDMSSPGLELPSCELSRLEEIAELVASSLPSPLRREKLALALENEGYIKKLLELFHVCEDLENVEGLHHLYEIIKGIFLLNRTALFEVMFSEECIMDVIGCLEYDPTLSQPRKHREFLTKTAKFKEVIPISDPELKQKIHQTYRVQYIQDMVLPTPSVFEENMLSTLHSFIFFNKVEIVGMLQEDEKFLTDLFAQLTDEATDEEKRQELVNFLKEFCAFSQTLQPQNRDAFFKTLSNMGILPALEVILGMDDTQVRSAATDIFSYLVEYNPSMVREFVMQEAQQNDDDILLINLIIEHMICDTDPELGGAVQLMGLLRTLVDPENMLATANKTEKTEFLGFFYKHCMHVLTAPLLANTTEDKPSKDDFQTAQLLALVLELLTFCVEHHTYHIKNYIINKDILRRVLVLMASKHAFLALCALRFKRKIIGLKDEFYNRYIMKSFLFEPVVKAFLNNGSRYNLMNSAIIEMFEFIRVEDIKSLTAHVIENYWKALEDVDYVQTFKGLKLRFEQQRERQDNPKLDSMRSILRNHRYRRDARTLEDEEEMWFNTDEDDMEDGEAVVSPSDKTKNDDDIMDPISKFMERKKLKESEEKEVLLKTNLSGRQSPSFKLSLSSGTKTNLTSQSSTTSLPGSPGSPGSPGSPGSPGSVPKSTSQTAAITTKGGLVGLVDYPDDDEDDDEDEDKEDTLPLSKKAKFES; via the exons GTTCTCTTCTTCTAGAGTCCAAAATAAATCCTAACACTGCATACCAGAAACAACAG GATACTCTGATTGTATGGTCTGAAGCAGAAAATTATGACTTGGCCCTTAGCTTTCAAGAAAAAGCTGGATGCGATGAAATCTGGGAGAAAATATGTCAG gTTCAAGGAAAGGACCCTTCAGTGGACATCACTCAGGACCTAGTGGATGAATCTGAAGAGGAGCGATTTGATGATATGTCCTCACCTGGGTTAGAGTTGCCGTCTTGTGAATTAAGTCGACTTGAGGAAATTGCAGAGCTCGTGGCATCATCTTTACCCTCCCCCCTCCGACGTGAGAAACTCGCACTAGCGCTGGAAAATGAGGGTTATATTAAAAAGCTTTTAGagctttttcatgtgtgtgaggatTTGGAAAATGTTGAAGGACTGCATCACTTATATGAGATTATCAAAGGGATCTTCCTCTTGAATCGAACTGCTCTTTTTGAGGTTATGTTCTCTGAGGAATGTATAATGGACGTCATTGGATGCTTGGAATATGACCCAACTTTATCACAACCACGAAAACATAGGGAATTTTTAACAAAAACAGCCAAGTTTAAAGAAGTGATTCCCATATCAGATCCTGagctaaaacaaaaaattcatcaGACATACAGAGTTCAGTATATACAAGATATGGTTCTCCCTACCCCTTcagtctttgaagaaaacatgttatCAACACTTCACTCCTTTATCTTTTTCAACAAAGTAGAAATTGTTGGTATGTTACAG GAAGATGAAAAATTTCTGACAGATTTGTTTGCACAACTAACAGATGAAGCAACAGATGAGGAGAAAAGACAAGAACTG gttaactttttaaaagaattttgtgCATTTTCTCAAACGCTACAACCCCAAAACAGAGATGCTTTTTTCAAGACTTTGTCAAACATGGGCATATTGCCAGCTTTAGAAGTCATCCTT GGCATGGATGATACACAGGTGCGAAGTGCTGCTACTGATATATTCTCATACTTGGTTGAATATAACCCATCCATGGTACGAGAGTTTGTCATGCAGGAGGCACAACAGAATGATGAT GATATTTTGCTCATCAACCTCATTATAGAACATATGATTTGTGATACAGATCCTGAGCTTGGAGGAGCAGTCCAACTCATGGGCCTGCTTCGAACTTTAGTTGACCCAGAGAACATGCTAGCCACTGCCAAT aaaacagaaaagactgAATTTCTGGGTTTCTTCTACAAGCACTGTATGCATGTTCTCACTGCTCCCTTACTAGCAAATACAACAGAAGACAAGCCTAGTAAAG aTGATTTTCAAACTGCACAATTACTGGCACTTGTATTGGAATTGCTAACATTCTGTGTGGAACACCATACCTACCACATAAAGAACTACATTATCAACAAGGACATCCTTCGCAGAGTGCTGGTTCTTATGGCCTCCAAGCATGCTTTTTTGGCATTAT GTGCCCTCCgttttaagagaaaaatcattGGATTAAAAGATGAATTTTATAACCGCTACATAATGAAAAGTTTTTTATTTGAACCTGTAGTCAAAGCATTTCTCAACAATGGATCGCGTTACAATCTGATGAACTCCGCCATAATAGAAATGTTTGAATTTATTAGAGTG GAAGATATAAAATCATTAACTGCCCATGTAATTGAAAATTACTGGAAAGCACTAGAAGATGTAGATTATGTGCAGACTTTTAAAGGATTAAAATTGAGGTTTGAACAACAAAGAGAGAGGCAAGACAATCCCAAACTTGACAG CATGCGGTCCATCTTGAGGAATCATCGATATCGACGAGATGCCAGAACGctagaagatgaagaagagatgTGGTTTAACACAGATGAAGATGACATGGAAGATGGAGAAGCTGTGGTGTCGCCATCTGACAAAACTAAGAATGATGATGATATTATGGATCCAATAAGTAAAttcatggaaaggaagaaat tgaaagaaagtgaagaaaaggaAGTGCTTCTGAAAACTAATCTTTCTGGACGGCAGAGCCCAAGTTTCAAACTTTCCCTGTCCAGTGGGACAAAGACTAACCTCACCAGCCAGTCATCGACAACAAGCCTGCCTGGTTCTCCAGGATCACCTGGGTCCCCAGGctctccaggctctcctggaTCCGTCCCTAAGAGTACATCTCAGACGGCAGCTATTACCACAAAG GGAGGACTCGTGGGTCTGGTAGATTATcctgatgatgatgaagatgatgatgaggatgaagaCAAGGAAGACACATTACCACtgtcaaagaaagcaaaatttgAGTCCTAA
- the Ppp4r3a gene encoding serine/threonine-protein phosphatase 4 regulatory subunit 3A isoform X3 — translation MSSPGLELPSCELSRLEEIAELVASSLPSPLRREKLALALENEGYIKKLLELFHVCEDLENVEGLHHLYEIIKGIFLLNRTALFEVMFSEECIMDVIGCLEYDPTLSQPRKHREFLTKTAKFKEVIPISDPELKQKIHQTYRVQYIQDMVLPTPSVFEENMLSTLHSFIFFNKVEIVGMLQEDEKFLTDLFAQLTDEATDEEKRQELVNFLKEFCAFSQTLQPQNRDAFFKTLSNMGILPALEVILGMDDTQVRSAATDIFSYLVEYNPSMVREFVMQEAQQNDDVSKKLTEQKITSKDILLINLIIEHMICDTDPELGGAVQLMGLLRTLVDPENMLATANKTEKTEFLGFFYKHCMHVLTAPLLANTTEDKPSKDDFQTAQLLALVLELLTFCVEHHTYHIKNYIINKDILRRVLVLMASKHAFLALCALRFKRKIIGLKDEFYNRYIMKSFLFEPVVKAFLNNGSRYNLMNSAIIEMFEFIRVEDIKSLTAHVIENYWKALEDVDYVQTFKGLKLRFEQQRERQDNPKLDSMRSILRNHRYRRDARTLEDEEEMWFNTDEDDMEDGEAVVSPSDKTKNDDDIMDPISKFMERKKLKESEEKEVLLKTNLSGRQSPSFKLSLSSGTKTNLTSQSSTTSLPGSPGSPGSPGSPGSPGSVPKSTSQTAAITTKGGLVGLVDYPDDDEDDDEDEDKEDTLPLSKKAKFES, via the exons ATGTCCTCACCTGGGTTAGAGTTGCCGTCTTGTGAATTAAGTCGACTTGAGGAAATTGCAGAGCTCGTGGCATCATCTTTACCCTCCCCCCTCCGACGTGAGAAACTCGCACTAGCGCTGGAAAATGAGGGTTATATTAAAAAGCTTTTAGagctttttcatgtgtgtgaggatTTGGAAAATGTTGAAGGACTGCATCACTTATATGAGATTATCAAAGGGATCTTCCTCTTGAATCGAACTGCTCTTTTTGAGGTTATGTTCTCTGAGGAATGTATAATGGACGTCATTGGATGCTTGGAATATGACCCAACTTTATCACAACCACGAAAACATAGGGAATTTTTAACAAAAACAGCCAAGTTTAAAGAAGTGATTCCCATATCAGATCCTGagctaaaacaaaaaattcatcaGACATACAGAGTTCAGTATATACAAGATATGGTTCTCCCTACCCCTTcagtctttgaagaaaacatgttatCAACACTTCACTCCTTTATCTTTTTCAACAAAGTAGAAATTGTTGGTATGTTACAG GAAGATGAAAAATTTCTGACAGATTTGTTTGCACAACTAACAGATGAAGCAACAGATGAGGAGAAAAGACAAGAACTG gttaactttttaaaagaattttgtgCATTTTCTCAAACGCTACAACCCCAAAACAGAGATGCTTTTTTCAAGACTTTGTCAAACATGGGCATATTGCCAGCTTTAGAAGTCATCCTT GGCATGGATGATACACAGGTGCGAAGTGCTGCTACTGATATATTCTCATACTTGGTTGAATATAACCCATCCATGGTACGAGAGTTTGTCATGCAGGAGGCACAACAGAATGATGATGTAAGTAAGAAGTTAACAGAGCAAAAAATAACCAGCAAG GATATTTTGCTCATCAACCTCATTATAGAACATATGATTTGTGATACAGATCCTGAGCTTGGAGGAGCAGTCCAACTCATGGGCCTGCTTCGAACTTTAGTTGACCCAGAGAACATGCTAGCCACTGCCAAT aaaacagaaaagactgAATTTCTGGGTTTCTTCTACAAGCACTGTATGCATGTTCTCACTGCTCCCTTACTAGCAAATACAACAGAAGACAAGCCTAGTAAAG aTGATTTTCAAACTGCACAATTACTGGCACTTGTATTGGAATTGCTAACATTCTGTGTGGAACACCATACCTACCACATAAAGAACTACATTATCAACAAGGACATCCTTCGCAGAGTGCTGGTTCTTATGGCCTCCAAGCATGCTTTTTTGGCATTAT GTGCCCTCCgttttaagagaaaaatcattGGATTAAAAGATGAATTTTATAACCGCTACATAATGAAAAGTTTTTTATTTGAACCTGTAGTCAAAGCATTTCTCAACAATGGATCGCGTTACAATCTGATGAACTCCGCCATAATAGAAATGTTTGAATTTATTAGAGTG GAAGATATAAAATCATTAACTGCCCATGTAATTGAAAATTACTGGAAAGCACTAGAAGATGTAGATTATGTGCAGACTTTTAAAGGATTAAAATTGAGGTTTGAACAACAAAGAGAGAGGCAAGACAATCCCAAACTTGACAG CATGCGGTCCATCTTGAGGAATCATCGATATCGACGAGATGCCAGAACGctagaagatgaagaagagatgTGGTTTAACACAGATGAAGATGACATGGAAGATGGAGAAGCTGTGGTGTCGCCATCTGACAAAACTAAGAATGATGATGATATTATGGATCCAATAAGTAAAttcatggaaaggaagaaat tgaaagaaagtgaagaaaaggaAGTGCTTCTGAAAACTAATCTTTCTGGACGGCAGAGCCCAAGTTTCAAACTTTCCCTGTCCAGTGGGACAAAGACTAACCTCACCAGCCAGTCATCGACAACAAGCCTGCCTGGTTCTCCAGGATCACCTGGGTCCCCAGGctctccaggctctcctggaTCCGTCCCTAAGAGTACATCTCAGACGGCAGCTATTACCACAAAG GGAGGACTCGTGGGTCTGGTAGATTATcctgatgatgatgaagatgatgatgaggatgaagaCAAGGAAGACACATTACCACtgtcaaagaaagcaaaatttgAGTCCTAA